The Bacteroidota bacterium sequence CCACCGATGTGTGATGGATCACAAATCATAGGAACTTCCGGTAATCTTCTCTTAAATTCGATCGGAATTTGCCATTTCGGTACATTTCTGTACTGAATTTTTTCATAAGTAGAGAACCCACGGTGAATAGCTCCCAGTTTTTTAACCCCTACTGCACTAAATCTTTCTAAAGCACCAATCCATAAATCTAAGTCAGGGTTAATTGGGTTTTTTACAAGTACAGGTTTGTCTAATCCGCCATATTTTTTCAGCGCATCAGCTATTTCCTGAACAGCGAATGGATTAACAGTTGTACGTGCACCTACCCATAGTACATCAATATCGTATTGCAAGGCAAGACGAACATGTTCATCAGTAGCAACTTCGGTTCCCACTTTTAAACCGTAAGTATCTCTCACTTTGTTTAACCATTTAAGACCAGGCTCACCAACACCTTCAAAAGTTCCCGGTTTTGTACGTGGCTTCCATACACCTGCTCTGAATACATGTACATTTTTGTGAACTAAATCTTTTGCAGTTGCCATCATTTGCTCTTCAGTCTCTGCACTACAAGGTCCAACTATTCCTAATGGGATATTATTGTTTTTAATCCCCCAGTCTTCTAATTTTACTATTTCCATTTCGTATTTATTATTTCGTTAATATTTTATTTCTATTGTTTGTTATTTAATTCTATTTATAAATTGTGTTTACAATACCTTTTTTACCTCGTTAGCTTGTTTTATCAGTGTTTTTACTACATCTGTGTTGCCGCTCTTAATTGCGTGTTTAAATAATATCATGTTTTCGATATAATCGTCCATAACCTCAAGAACATTATCTTTATTTTGAGAAAAAATAGCTTCCCAGGTGTGTTGGTTACTTTTAGCCAGACGTACTGTAGACCTGAAACCTCCACTTGCAAGAGTTGTAATGTTTTCAATATTTTTTTCCTTGTTCAGCACTGTCAGGGCGAGTGCGAATGAAGAAATATGAGAGATGTGCGATACATATGCAGCACTGACATCGTGTTGATCACCGGTCATATACTTTATATCGGCTCCTATTTTTTTATAAATGTTTTCAACCTGTTTTACTCTGTATGAATCTGAGCTTTCTGCATCGCAAATTATTACGGCCTTATCTTTGAATAAGCCTTCAACTGCCGCTTCAGGTCCGGAAAATTCTGTTCCTGCCATAGGGTGAGTAGCAACAAATTGATTTCTTCTGGGGTGATTTTTTACTTTTTCAAGAATAGCTCTTTTCGTAGAGCCCACATCGATCAAAGTTTGATTATGAATCTTGTCTAATAGCTCAACCGCTATATCGTCTGCAGTATTTACCGGAACAGCAAGAATAATGAAATCTGATTTACTTATTGCTTTGTCTAAGTTGAGTATCTCGTCAACTAATCCAAGTTTCAAAGCTTTGGCAGAGTGTTTATCATTATTGTCAACTCCAATGATATGTTTAAATACGGATTCTTTCCTCAGCGATTTTGCCAATGATCCTCCAATTAAACCTAATCCTATGATTGCTACTTTATCCATTTTAGCTTAAGCTGATTATATGATTGAATTAATTTCAATTTTAGAAACTCTTTCTATAGCTTCTTCTATCCTTCCTATTGGTGTGCAGAGCGAAATTCTTAAGTAATTATTCCCCTTAGAACCGAAAATCATGCCCGGAGTTATAAAAACATTAGCTTTTTTAAGTACAATGTCCGATAGCCCTTCAGCAGATGTTCCTTCCGGAACTTTTGCCCAAACAAACATTCCAACTTCGTTTTGTCGGTATTCGCAATTCAGGCTGTCGAAAAGTTTATGAGCAGCTTTTTTTCTGATGGCGTAAGTTTTGTTTATTTCCTTATACCATTCCCTGTCCAGTTTAAGGGCTTCAACCGCGCCTAGCTGTACAGGTAAGAACATGCCACTGTCCATATTACTTTTAACTCTCAGTATATTGTTTATGTAATATTCGTTTCCTGCTACCATACCGACTCTCCATCCTGCCATGTTTGATGCCTTGCTTAATGAGTTGAGTTCTATTGCTACTTCTTTGGCACCTTCAATACTTAAGATAGATATCTGATTTTCGTTGAGGACAAAACTATAAGGGTTGTCATTAACAATTAATATGTTGTGACGTTTTCCAAAATCAACAAGTTTTTCGAATAACCCGACACTGCCATCAGCTCCGGTAGGCATGTTTGGATAGTTCACCCACATAATCTTAACTCCCGACAAGTCCAGTGATTCTAAATAATCGAAATCCGGGTGCCAGTTATTGTTTTCATTTAAAGGATAGTTAATGATATTAGCCTGTACCAAATCGCTAACCGATTTATATGTGGGATATCCGGGATTAGGAACTAAAACGCCGTCTCCCGGGTTTACGAAGGCCATGGAAATATGCATGATTCCTTCTTTTGACCCCATCAATGGTAATACTTCGGTGTTTGGGTTTAATTTTACATCGAAATATTTTTGATACCAGTCCGACATTGCATTGCGCAATTCATCAGTTCCTTTGTAGCTTTGATAGCCATGACTTGTAGGAGCGAGTAAAGATTCTTTACTTGCCTGTAATACTTTTGGGTGCGGAGCCATATCAGGACTTCCTATTCCGAGATTGATTACATCTTTTCCTGCGTCATTCATACTTTTAATTTCGGCAAGTTTCACCGAAAAATAGTACTCTTTTACATCGCCAAGTCTGTCTGCAGTTGATATCATTATTAATTTTATTACTTATTGAGACAATGCGCGCATTGTCTTTACTTATTATTTGTTTCGGTTCCTGAGCCTGCCGAAGGGCTTGTTACTTGTATATTCTCCAGTTTCCATTCTTTGTAAACTCCCAGTAATTCTACATCTTCGGTTTGGTGTTTTAAAACTTCCAGTACCGAATTAAATGTAGCATAGGTTGGGAATACTAAATCAGCATAAAAAGAATATTGCCATGGTCTGTCCATAATTGGAACCGACTGTATTTTTGTAAGGTTGATTCCATGTATCGATAGTATTGAAAGAACCTTCGACAGACTTCCTGTTTCATGCCCTACAACCATTTTTAATGAAGCTTTGTTTACATCTGAATCTCTTAACTTTGCTTTAGGATCTTTACCTATTATGAAAAATCGTGTATAGTTGTTTTTAATAGTTTGGATATTCTTTTCCAGAGATGTTAATTCATATATATCTCCGGCAATTTCTCCGGCAATGGCTCCAATGCCTTTTAATTTATTTTCAGCAACATTTTTTGCAGAATCGGCAGTGTCGGTTGTTTCTACAAGTTTAATGTGCGGGTATTGTTCAAAATACTGTTCACATTGTAAAATTGCCATTGGATGAGAGTGAACCTCCTTTAAGTCTTCTATTTTCTGACCTTCCAGCACTAAAAGGCTGTGTTCAATCGGAATGTAAATTTCACCAATAATACATTGTCCTTTTCTGCCTAAGAGTTTATAATTTTGAAGTAGAGAGCCCGCAATTGAGTTTTCGATAGCCATAACTCCAAACTCGGCAACACCTACTTCTATAAAGTTGGGAATTTCCTTGAAGTTATTACACTCGATCAAATCAACCTCCTCACCAAAAAACATTTTGGCAGCCTGATGGTGGTACGATCCTTTGATCCCCTGAATTGCTATTTTTTTTCTCATCGCTAATTTTATTCAAAAAAAAATCCCGCTATTTCTTAGCGGGATTTACATGATTATATTTTTTAACTTACACATATAGATTCCCGCTCTTTTTTCCAATGAAAAAAAAGTAAAAGAAAAAATTAAAATATGTGTTAGTGAATAAGTGCATCTCTTGTTATTTGATGGCAAATGTAAAAATATTTTTTAGACATCAAATATAAATTGAAATAATTTTTTAAATTTATTGTTACAGATTAATATGAAAAGTCACTTTTATCTTATAGACTAAATATATTATGCGACGAACACTAATATTAATAGTATTGATTACATTGCCTCTAATTTCATTTTCCCAAAAGGGAATCGGAATAAGGGGGATTTTCGGATATTCAGGTGGAACTTTTGGCGGAGCGGCTATTTCATATCAGGATATTGGCAGATTCGAGATTAATGGTGCCTGGAATAGTCAGGGGATGGGGCTCGCAGGATTGAAACTTTTCGAACTGGTTGATGCCAATGCAGTAACTGTTTATAGTGGAATAGGTGGGGGGATCGGTACCCCCGACGAATTCAAAAGTTATCAGGTAGCCCTGATAGGAACTCTGGGGATGAGTGTATTGTTAGGGCCTATTCAGTTTTCATTGGATTGGCGGCCTGAGTACGAAATAATACATCCCGACAGCGCGCCTTGGAGGTTCAATTTTGGATTTGCAATTAGGTTTATGTTTCCCGATAAGGGTGATTAAACTTCGGCCAATCCTTTTCGTATATTTTTTATAATAATATTTGGTGTTATGGAGATAAGAAAAGGAATGTAGAAAAATAGAAATTGAGAAAGATTGATACCTTTGTATAGTGTAGAGAATTATACTTGACATATGAAACTAGCATGACAAAATTTTAACAATTTTGACCCAGAGGGGAATGATAAAATTTTGTATTGCGAACACCATCCCTGCCTGCAAGACCCAGTCAGGCAGGTGACCAAAACAAAAAAATTATTAACAGATGATACCAAGAGGTAAAATAAAGGATAAGAGAAAAGCAATATTAGAATCTTCACTCGAACTAATTGCGCTACAGGGGTTCCATGGTACATCGATGAAACAGATTGCCGATAATGCCCAGGTTGCAGCGGGTACAATTTATGTTTATTTTGAGAAAAAAGATGTTCTTATTCACGAACTGTTTATAGAAATTCGAAGAGAATTGAATGATATTATTGTAGGTGGCTTTGATAAAAAAAAGGATTTTAAAGCTAATTTCATGGTTTTTTGGAACGACGTATTGAACTACTATTTACAATATCCTCTTAAATATAATTTTCTGGAGCAGTTTTCTAATTCACCATTCATAAACGATATTATTTCAGAAGAAGGGTCTCAGGCACTTGCTCCCGTATATGGCCTTTTTGCAGATGCACAAAAGAAAGGTATATTAAAGAAATTACCCGTTTCGGCATTGATTGCTTTAACGCACGGACCGATAGTTTCATTGGTAAAAATGAATAATTTCAAAGAGATTGAAATTGAAGAACAAATAGATAAATTGCAGTTTGCTGAAGCTTCTTGGCAAAGTATTTCTATAAAATAAAATATTATTCAAAATGCAAAATATTAAAACTATTGCTTTTGATGCTGATGATACTCTCTGGGTAAATGAACCTCTTTTTAGAATAAATGAGGAGAAGTTTGAAGATTTGCTCAAAGAGTACGTTTCCTGTGAAAAAATCACAGCCAAACTTTATGATGCTGAAATTAGAAATCTGAAACATTTTGGATATGGGATAAAGGGTTTTGTTCTTTCTATGATTGAAACAGCAATTGAACTTACAAATGGAGAGATAAAAGGTTGTGATTTAAAGAAAATAATTGAATGGGGAAAAGAGCAAATCGACTTCCCTGTAAATTTGCTGGATGGAGTAGAAGAAGTGGTGAAATCATTAAAGGGGAAATATCGCCTGATGATAATTACTAAAGGAGATTTGTTTGATCAGGAGAGTAAAATTGCAAGGTCAGGATTAGTTGACTGTTTCGATATAATTGAAATAGTTTCGGAAAAAGATGAGGCTGTTTATTCTTCAATTATGAAGAAGCACAACCTGAAAGCTGAAGAACTAATCATGATTGGTAATTCTTTAAAATCAGATATTCTGCCAATGGTTAATATTGGAGCCTATGCAGTTCATATTCCTTTTCATACTACATGGATACATGAACAGGTGGGCGATGTTGATTTGGAAAGTAAGCATTATACAGAGTTAGGAGATATTAGAGAAGTGTTTGAATTGCTGAAATAGCAATATATGGAGGAAGAAAATAAACATTATTCACTGTTAGAGGTTTTGCAAAGTGTTCAACGAATGTTTGAACGCTATTGGAGTAAGCCTCTTTGGGTGAAAGTGGAGCTTGCAAAAATTAATTATTATCCTCATAGTGGTCATGCATATCCATTGCTGGTCGAGAAAAAAGAAGGAAAGACCGTTGCAGAAACCAGATCTACAGTCTGGGTGTCTACATTTAAAAGAATTAAAACAAAATTTGAAGCAGTTACCAAAAAAGAGTTTAGTGATGGAATAGAATTGCTTTTATTGGTAGAAGTTAAATTTACTGCAAGTCATGGTCTGGCATTGAATATTATAGATGTTGACCCAAACTATACCCTTGGAACAATGGAGCGGGAGAGGTTGGAGACTCTCAAAAAGCTAAAGGAAATAGGTCTGTTTGATAAAAATAGACAGGTAGAACTTCCAATATTGCCCAAGCGGGTAGCAGTAATATCGGTAGAAACTTCAAAAGGCTTTCATGATTTTGTCGATACTATAAATACCAATAAAAAGGGTTATACAATAGAATATGAGTTGTTCCCGGCACTGTTGCAGGGCGATAAGGCTGTTGAGTCTATCAGAAGACAATTAGATGAAGTTCGGTCGCGAAGAAATGAATTTGATGTTTTGGTAATTATTCGTGGAGGTGGTGGCGAAGTAGGTCTGAATTGTTATGATGATTTTAGTTTGGCGAG is a genomic window containing:
- a CDS encoding TetR/AcrR family transcriptional regulator yields the protein MIPRGKIKDKRKAILESSLELIALQGFHGTSMKQIADNAQVAAGTIYVYFEKKDVLIHELFIEIRRELNDIIVGGFDKKKDFKANFMVFWNDVLNYYLQYPLKYNFLEQFSNSPFINDIISEEGSQALAPVYGLFADAQKKGILKKLPVSALIALTHGPIVSLVKMNNFKEIEIEEQIDKLQFAEASWQSISIK
- a CDS encoding prephenate dehydratase — protein: MRKKIAIQGIKGSYHHQAAKMFFGEEVDLIECNNFKEIPNFIEVGVAEFGVMAIENSIAGSLLQNYKLLGRKGQCIIGEIYIPIEHSLLVLEGQKIEDLKEVHSHPMAILQCEQYFEQYPHIKLVETTDTADSAKNVAENKLKGIGAIAGEIAGDIYELTSLEKNIQTIKNNYTRFFIIGKDPKAKLRDSDVNKASLKMVVGHETGSLSKVLSILSIHGINLTKIQSVPIMDRPWQYSFYADLVFPTYATFNSVLEVLKHQTEDVELLGVYKEWKLENIQVTSPSAGSGTETNNK
- a CDS encoding prephenate dehydrogenase; the protein is MDKVAIIGLGLIGGSLAKSLRKESVFKHIIGVDNNDKHSAKALKLGLVDEILNLDKAISKSDFIILAVPVNTADDIAVELLDKIHNQTLIDVGSTKRAILEKVKNHPRRNQFVATHPMAGTEFSGPEAAVEGLFKDKAVIICDAESSDSYRVKQVENIYKKIGADIKYMTGDQHDVSAAYVSHISHISSFALALTVLNKEKNIENITTLASGGFRSTVRLAKSNQHTWEAIFSQNKDNVLEVMDDYIENMILFKHAIKSGNTDVVKTLIKQANEVKKVL
- the xseA gene encoding exodeoxyribonuclease VII large subunit, which codes for MEEENKHYSLLEVLQSVQRMFERYWSKPLWVKVELAKINYYPHSGHAYPLLVEKKEGKTVAETRSTVWVSTFKRIKTKFEAVTKKEFSDGIELLLLVEVKFTASHGLALNIIDVDPNYTLGTMERERLETLKKLKEIGLFDKNRQVELPILPKRVAVISVETSKGFHDFVDTINTNKKGYTIEYELFPALLQGDKAVESIRRQLDEVRSRRNEFDVLVIIRGGGGEVGLNCYDDFSLASAVAQFPLPIITGIGHATNLTVVEMVSHVNMITPTALANFILSKFEDFENRIEKAEDRLIQFSDKIIRDKINILQSMVNVFETDVKLLLQKEYYAIDKLETSLKYQGKELIHRSEKGLNDTLSSLRFIPGEIVGKQTLLIEGLEGRLRKSLVNNLSNTERELTLLESKTRLLDPANVLSRGYSISRFNGKVENISKLKVGDIMETETFEFTYKSKIESLNKK
- a CDS encoding chorismate mutase; amino-acid sequence: MEIVKLEDWGIKNNNIPLGIVGPCSAETEEQMMATAKDLVHKNVHVFRAGVWKPRTKPGTFEGVGEPGLKWLNKVRDTYGLKVGTEVATDEHVRLALQYDIDVLWVGARTTVNPFAVQEIADALKKYGGLDKPVLVKNPINPDLDLWIGALERFSAVGVKKLGAIHRGFSTYEKIQYRNVPKWQIPIEFKRRLPEVPMICDPSHIGGKRDLIFDISQTALNLEFDGLMIESHENPDEAWSDASQQVIPERAIEITEQLHLRKHEAENATTINKLSALRKQIDELDHRLIAMLAQRMDVAKEIGLLKKESNVAVLQANRWDDIVHDRHDMGVEKGLSEEFMKRVFEAIHQESINKQDKLMK
- a CDS encoding aminotransferase class I/II-fold pyridoxal phosphate-dependent enzyme, whose product is MISTADRLGDVKEYYFSVKLAEIKSMNDAGKDVINLGIGSPDMAPHPKVLQASKESLLAPTSHGYQSYKGTDELRNAMSDWYQKYFDVKLNPNTEVLPLMGSKEGIMHISMAFVNPGDGVLVPNPGYPTYKSVSDLVQANIINYPLNENNNWHPDFDYLESLDLSGVKIMWVNYPNMPTGADGSVGLFEKLVDFGKRHNILIVNDNPYSFVLNENQISILSIEGAKEVAIELNSLSKASNMAGWRVGMVAGNEYYINNILRVKSNMDSGMFLPVQLGAVEALKLDREWYKEINKTYAIRKKAAHKLFDSLNCEYRQNEVGMFVWAKVPEGTSAEGLSDIVLKKANVFITPGMIFGSKGNNYLRISLCTPIGRIEEAIERVSKIEINSII
- a CDS encoding HAD family hydrolase yields the protein MQNIKTIAFDADDTLWVNEPLFRINEEKFEDLLKEYVSCEKITAKLYDAEIRNLKHFGYGIKGFVLSMIETAIELTNGEIKGCDLKKIIEWGKEQIDFPVNLLDGVEEVVKSLKGKYRLMIITKGDLFDQESKIARSGLVDCFDIIEIVSEKDEAVYSSIMKKHNLKAEELIMIGNSLKSDILPMVNIGAYAVHIPFHTTWIHEQVGDVDLESKHYTELGDIREVFELLK